One Mangifera indica cultivar Alphonso chromosome 4, CATAS_Mindica_2.1, whole genome shotgun sequence genomic region harbors:
- the LOC123212698 gene encoding ceramide synthase 1 LOH3-like, with protein sequence MSNTKTKTPPSPQLLLLITPPKFSLFVSPENLEPKSEMGLIQFLESIKSIDWEQESYPAYEDFILLPFFLILFPSVRFLLERFVFETVGRRLIFRNEQQMIEVEAREKRKKLRKFKESAWKCLYFLSAEVLALSVTYNERWFKNTRYFWVGPGDQVWPDQKIKLKLKGVYMYAAGFYTYSIFALMFWETRRSDFGVSMSHHIATVILIVLSYIFRFARVGSVVLALHDASDVFLEIGKMSKYSGAEGVASFAFILFVLSWILLRLIYYPFWILWSTSYEAILTLDKEKHPVDGPIYYYVFNTLLFCLLVLHIYWWVLIYRMLVKQIEARGRVSEDVRSDSESEDEHED encoded by the exons ATGTCAAATACAAAAACTAAAACTCCCCCTTCGCCCCAACTTTTGCTACTGATCACGCCGCCTAAATTCTCTCTATTTGTTTCTCCTGAAAACCTTGAACCAAAATCTGAAATGGGTTTGATTCAATTTCTCGAATCAATCAAATCCATTGATTGGGAGCAGGAATCTTACCCAGCTTATGAGGATTtcattcttcttccttttttccttattttatttccttctgTTCGATTCCTCCTCGAAAGATTCGTTTTTGAG ACAGTGGGGAGGCGATTAATTTTCCGAAATGAGCAACAGATGATCGAGGTTGAGGcaagagaaaaaaggaaaaaacttaGAAAATTTAAGGAGTCAGCCTGGAAATGCTTGTATTTTCTTTCAGCAGAAGTTCTGGCGCTCTCTGTAACTTATAATGAACGTTGGTTTAAAAATACTAGATACTTTTGGGTGGGGCCAGGAGATCAAGTTTGGCCAGACCAAAAAATTAA GTTAAAATTGAAGGGAGTATATATGTATGCTGCTGGATTTTACACATACTCCATATTTGCTCTGATGTTCTGGGAAACAAGGCGATCTGACTTTGGGGTGTCCATGAGTCATCATATTGCAACTGTCATTCTTATTGTGCTGTCATACATATTTAG ATTTGCTCGTGTTGGTTCTGTAGTTTTAGCACTTCATGATGCCAGTGATGTGTTTTTGGAGATTGGGAAGATGTCAAAATATAGTGGCGCTGAAGGAGTTGCTAGCTTTgcatttattctttttgttttgtcttgGATCCTATTGCGGCTCATCTATTATCCTTTCTGGATCCTTTGGAGTACAAG CTATGAAGCTATCCTGACCTTGGACAAGGAAAAGCACCCGGTGGATGGACCAATATACTATTATGTGTTCAATACTCTTCTATTTTGCTTACTTGTTCTTCATATTTATTGGTGGGTCTTGATATACCGGATGCTTGTTAAACAAATAGAAGCTAGAGGCCGAGTTAGTGAAGATGTTCGATCAG ACTCTGAAAGTGAAGATGAGCATGAAGATTAA